In Octopus bimaculoides isolate UCB-OBI-ISO-001 chromosome 28, ASM119413v2, whole genome shotgun sequence, the following are encoded in one genomic region:
- the LOC106880984 gene encoding zinc finger protein OZF has translation MEKSEKLKERNFPEDREKGSQKLSHDCDVCKKSFSQKGHLNMHKRIHTGQKPFHCDICGKLFSQKYTLTTHKRIHTGETPYHCDICGISFSQKHILTTHKRIHTGEKPFHCDICGRSFSQSSNLTTHKRIHTGEKPYHCDICSTSFSVRSALNSHKRIHTGEKPFYCDICGKSFFQKYTLTNHKRIHTGEKPYHCDVCGTSFSDKSAFNCHERVHTGEKPYQCNICSKSFSQSCTLTSHKHIHAGVKPYSCNICGKSFSQSSVLTSHKRIHTGEKPFHCDICGKSFFQSNDITRHKRIHTGETPYHCDICGKPFSRKYNLTIHKRIHTGEKPYHCDVCGTSFSLQSALNSHRRIHIGEKLFHCDICGKSFFQKYTLTNHKRIHTGEKPYHCDVCGTSFSDGSAFISHKRVHTGEKPYQCNICSKSFSRSTVLTSHKRLHTGEKPYFCNICGNSFSQSSTLTSHKRIHTG, from the coding sequence atggaaaagagtgagaaacTAAAGGAACGGAATTTTCCagaagatagagaaaaaggaagTCAAAAATTGTCACATGACTGTGATGTCTGTAAAAAGTCTTTCTCACAAAAGGGTCACTTAAatatgcacaaacgtattcatacaggacagaaaccatttcactgtgatatttgtggtaaattgtTCTCTCAAAAATATACTTTGaccacacacaaacgtattcatactggcgagacaccatatcactgtgatatttgtggtatatcattctctcaaaagcatatattaactacacacaaacgtattcatacaggggagaagccatttcactgtgatatctgtggtagatcattctctcaaagtagtaacttgactacacacaaacgtattcatacaggagagaagccatatcattgtgacatctgtaGTACATCATTCTCTGTTCGAAGTGCTTTAAAttctcacaagcgtattcatacaggagagaaaccattttactgtgatatctgtggtaaatcattctttcagaAATATACCTTGACTaaccacaaacgtattcataccggagagaaaccctatcactgtgatgtctgtggtacaTCATTCTCTGACAAAAGTGCTTTCAATTGTCATgaacgtgttcatacaggggaaaagccGTACCAATGTaacatctgtagtaaatcattctctcaaagttgtactttaacttctcacaaacatattcatgcaGGAGTGAAACCTTATTCCtgtaacatctgtggtaaatcattctctcaaagtagtgtTTTAACttctcataaacgtattcatacaggggagaagccatttcactgtgacatttgtggtaaatcattctttcaaagtAATGAcataactagacacaaacgtattcataccggAGAGACtccgtatcactgtgatatctgtggtaaaccattctcTCGAAAATATAACTTGACTATACACAAACGCAtccatactggagaaaagccttatcactgtgatgtctgtggtacatctttctctctccaaagTGCTTTAAATTCTCACAGGCGTATTCATATAGGGGAGAAACTATttcattgtgacatctgtggtaaatcattctttcaaaaatATACTTTGACTaaccacaaacgtattcatacaggagagaagccttatcattgtgatgtctgtggtacaTCTTTCTCTGACGGAAGTGCTTTCATTTCTCAcaagcgtgttcatacaggagagaagccatatcagtgtaacatctgtagtaaatcattctctcgaagtaCTGTTTTAACTTCTCACAAACGtctccatacaggagagaaaccatatttctgtaatatctgtggtaattcattctctcaaagtagtacTTTAACttctcataaacgtattcatacaggttag